In a single window of the Montipora capricornis isolate CH-2021 chromosome 11, ASM3666992v2, whole genome shotgun sequence genome:
- the LOC138022758 gene encoding extracellular calcium-sensing receptor-like translates to MKRQMSLCVFFFSVVTIVRISAVSLNAIERVYKHGDIILGGLFPLHLANENGSCTSLRPNVLMYSEAMVFTVEEINKNDPILRNITLGYDIRDTCGTDQLGVEVASDFVFRNTLHFDSRFQATNSCIARFTSQKQGPILAVIGGLDSRVSVNVANVLQVVDLPQVSYGASADLANSAYTSFFRTVPVDKFQSRAMAELVTHYKWSCVAVIGVDDWYGRSGVDAFVTAANESSICIAMRQQFPVVDSDVFIEEMVTRLKSMEHVQIIVLYCLVPQATKVFEEALRQGLTGKTWIASDGWAESSLIHEMRFKPIIHGAIGFGFHAFEFDSFKKHIENVNPHMNKGSWWNELWESDFNCSAANYSSPLLTPCSGSERISPERYDRDFSQGASPYVRDAVYSVANGLKALLKNCTNEQGKLCSERLRPEDVSSSLKKLSFEGLTGHINLEKGEVQAMYDIYNYQQASDGGLNLVKIGVWNAGEKPKLQVQDDLVEWHNNVKPHSRCGETCRAGTYKSALNLCSWECVPCDLDTVSEKPDSFECTRCIAGYISNHDNSKCEEVPLKFIQWSDSWGSALGALTISCILCVLVVMVITMRHFKTPIIQDTGGILNLILLVLVALGYGFNFMHLIKLSDAICRTLPPVFYFVYTGGAFVQFVKVCRIRYLVQTLTPPSSKSRCKQVLFSSFALCLAPVFISLIWVLTDPPEFRRHVVSRLEVEAICLAYRTTTGHVLRYFCAALFSFILIAVVVVAYSTKNLPHGHRFDEAKHLAFSLTVFLVSFATFYPGWAVLKGPSLSIFAVLTNTVAATGTLGCNFAPKLWLIYRFSRHNTENYVRPAPLEVRNERSSTLLSIGGVAIALGTGGYHSFQRGSPGASPASSRRGTPGVSPAATPKRGSPRATLVVPHRKSQGVSY, encoded by the coding sequence ATGAAACGCCAGATGTCTCTCTGCGTTTTCTTCTTTAGCGTCGTAACGATTGTAAGGATTTCAGCAGTCTCCTTAAATGCGATAGAACGGGTTTACAAACATGGTGATATCATTCTTGGAGGTTTATTTCCACTTCATCTTGCTAACGAGAATGGATCGTGCACCAGTCTTCGTCCGAACGTTCTAATGTACTCCGAAGCGATGGTTTTCACGGTCGAAGAGATAAAcaaaaatgatcccattttacGTAATATTACTCTTGGGTATGATATCCGCGATACGTGCGGAACCGATCAACTCGGGGTTGAAGTCGCTTCCGATTTTGTCTTCAGAAACACACTGCACTTTGACTCACGATTTCAAGCCACAAATTCATGTATTGCACGGTTCACGTCACAGAAACAAGGTCCTATCTTAGCAGTCATCGGTGGACTTGACTCTCGAGTGTCGGTTAACGTGGCAAACGTGCTCCAAGTGGTGGATCTTCCGCAAGTTAGTTATGGCGCGAGTGCCGACCTTGCAAATTCTGCGTATACGTCATTTTTTCGAACGGTTCCAGTGGATAAATTTCAGTCGCGTGCGATGGCAGAGCTAGTGACCCATTATAAGTGGAGTTGTGTTGCCGTAATTGGCGTCGATGATTGGTATGGCCGCAGTGGAGTGGATGCATTCGTAACTGCGGCGAACGAAAGTTCAATTTGTATTGCAATGAGACAACAATTCCCAGTGGTAGATTCGGATGTTTTCATCGAGGAAATGGTTACCAGACTAAAAAGCATGGAGCATGTCCAAATAATTGTCTTGTACTGCCTCGTGCCACAGGCGACTAAGGTATTCGAGGAAGCTTTGCGTCAAGGGTTGACAGGTAAAACATGGATTGCAAGCGATGGTTGGGCAGAGTCTTCGTTGATTCACGAAATGCGATTCAAACCCATCATTCATGGCGCCATCGGGTTTGGCTTCCACGCATTTGAATTCGATAGTTTTAAAAAGCACATAGAAAATGTGAATCCTCACATGAACAAAGGTTCATGGTGGAATGAACTGTGGGAGAGCGATTTCAATTGCTCTGCGGCAAATTACTCAAGTCCACTGCTGACACCTTGTTCTGGTTCTGAAAGAATTTCACCAGAGAGATATGACAGGGATTTTAGTCAAGGTGCTTCGCCATATGTGAGGGACGCAGTGTATTCTGTGGCGAATGGATTGAAAGCGTTACTCAAGAATTGCACTAATGAACAAGGAAAGTTGTGTTCTGAGCGACTTCGACCTGAGGATGTGTCGTCAAGTCTGAAGAAACTTTCATTTGAGGGACTGACTGGTCACATCAACTTGGAGAAAGGCGAAGTCCAGGCAATGTATGACATTTACAACTATCAACAGGCATCTGACGGTGGATTAAATCTTGTTAAGATAGGAGTTTGGAACGCCGGCGAAAAACCCAAATTGCAGGTCCAGGATGACCTTGTGGAATGGCATAACAATGTTAAGCCTCATTCCAGATGTGGAGAAACTTGCAGAGCTGGGACATATAAGAGCGCTCTAAACCTGTGTTCGTGGGAATGTGTTCCTTGCGACTTGGACACTGTCAGCGAAAAACCAGACAGCTTTGAATGTACTCGCTGTATTGCAGGGTATATATCCAACCATGACAACTCCAAATGCGAGGAAGTTCCCCTTAAATTTATTCAATGGAGTGATTCCTGGGGAAGTGCTCTAGGCGCACTTACAATCTCATGTATACTATGCGTATTAGTAGTTATGGTGATAACTATGCGACACTTTAAGACACCGATAATTCAAGACACCGGAGGCATTCTCAACCTCATATTATTGGTTCTGGTGGCTTTGGGCTACGGGTTTAATTTTATGCATCTCATCAAACTATCCGATGCAATATGCCGTACATTGCCGCCTGTATTCTACTTTGTCTACACCGGTGGTGCATTTGTACAATTTGTCAAAGTTTGCCGAATCCGTTATTTAGTGCAAACACTTACTCCTCCTTCGTCCAAATCGAGGTGTAAGCAGGTGCTATTTTCTTCATTCGCGCTGTGCCTCGCGCCAGTCTTCATCTCCCTTATCTGGGTGCTGACAGATCCCCCAGAGTTTCGAAGACATGTTGTATCGAGGCTGGAAGTCGAGGCTATTTGTTTAGCTTACAGAACGACGACTGGGCATGTTTTGCGGTATTTCTGTGCGGCtcttttcagttttattttaatcgccgtcgtcgtcgttgcGTACAGCACTAAAAATCTTCCTCATGGCCATAGGTTCGATGAAGCCAAACATTTAGCTTTCTCACTAACAGTATTTTTAGTGTCTTTCgcaacattttatccaggatgGGCAGTTTTGAAAGGGCCAAGTTTATCAATATTTGCAGTTTTAACCAACACAGTTGCCGCTACAGGTACCTTGGGTTGCAATTTCGCTCCAAAACTATGGCTTATTTATCGCTTTTCGAGGCATAATACAGAAAATTACGTTCGACCAGCCCCACTGGAGGTTCGAAACGAAAGGTCATCAACTCTGCTGTCCATTGGAGGGGTTGCTATTGCGTTGGGCACCGGTGGGTACCACTCATTCCAACGTGGGTCCCCTGGGGCTTCTCCGGCTTCTTCACGACGGGGTACTCCTGGAGTCTCTCCAGCTGCCACTCCTAAACGAGGTTCTCCTAGAGCCACCCTCGTTGTCCCTCATAGAAAATCCCAAGGAGTCTCTTATTGA
- the LOC138023777 gene encoding uncharacterized protein — MAVYSKVNGFSFYRSLKGLVLVIFLTSTLTYSIASKHGKSCFGCRFLPWLKKVCCNNECIRGSNCVGHTCKSFADCYTSESCCGAKCKDDVYCRGEFCTSDSDCGRDGHCCLNSFDERKCSDNCIGSPCWKGTDCAPNEYCCSNVCSASRCVVCNTDSDCGSVGLRCCQGICQSSNFECVDQTVVICSTIGLIGFLCLFCLMCDCVCRRYRRRCVQLDGTNSWSGDSWSGGESLPPYPITQDPPSYDRTCPDSPPPEYEREERTLASQYTLHAQRTSKPPPPYSEERIRISGCEHSVCSTYGAVERSTT, encoded by the coding sequence ATGGCTGTTTACTCGAAGGTTAACGGCTTCTCGTTTTACAGAAGTCTCAAAGGACTTGTTCTGGTGATTTTCTTAACTTCGACTCTAACATATTCTATCGCTTCGAAACACGGAAAGTCTTGTTTTGGTTGTCGTTTTTTACCTTGGCTTAAGAAGGTCTGTTGCAATAATGAATGTATTCGTGGTTCAAACTGCGTTGGTCACACGTGCAAGTCTTTTGCTGACTGTTACACATCGGAAAGCTGTTGCGGTGCTAAATGCAAAGACGACGTCTACTGCCGCGGAGAGTTTTGCACATCAGATTCTGATTGTGGCCGTGATGGCCATtgctgtctcaacagttttgacGAAAGGAAATGTAGCGACAATTGTATCGGCTCTCCGTGCTGGAAAGGAACTGACTGTGCTCCGAACGAATACTGTTGTAGTAATGTGTGTTCGGCTAGCCGTTGTGTAGTATGCAATACCGATTCGGATTGTGGGAGTGTGGGTTTACGTTGCTGTCAGGGTATTTGCCAGTCGAGTAACTTCGAGTGCGTAGATCAAACAGTCGTAATTTGCTCCACGATCGGTTTGATtggctttctttgtttgttctgcCTGATGTGCGACTGCGTTTGTCGGCGTTACAGACGCCGTTGTGTCCAGCTGGATGGGACGAATTCGTGGTCTGGAGACTCGTGGTCAGGAGGAGAGAGCCTACCACCCTACCCCATTACTCAGGACCCACCTTCTTACGATCGAACTTGTCCCGACTCTCCTCCCCCTGAGTATGAACGGGAAGAGAGGACCCTTGCTTCACAGTACACTCTCCATGCACAAAGGACAAGTAAACCACCTCCGCCGTATAGTGAGGAGAGAATCAGGATATCAGGATGTGAACATTCTGTTTGCTCCACCTATGGTGCTGTGGAACGATCAACTACATAA